One genomic segment of Mytilus galloprovincialis chromosome 5, xbMytGall1.hap1.1, whole genome shotgun sequence includes these proteins:
- the LOC143076198 gene encoding uncharacterized protein LOC143076198 produces MAQVLKPNCSLAGKSLIPIILRVKNADAEAVLELSRLKKDEPLESLTKVELIAQFEKLTGESVKDVLIVLCGKDDNINIENVRLLVHESILLANSVGARGQKLSTSNPSTDTPAAKGSDGKAA; encoded by the exons ATGGCTCAGGTATTGAAGCCAAATTGCTCCCTGGCGGGTAAAAGTTTAATCCCGATCATTTTGAGGGTAAAAAACGCAGATGCAGAAGCGGTTTTAGAGCTGTCAAGACTGAAAAAAGATGAACCTTTAGAGAGTTTAACAAAAGTCGAATTAATTGCTCAGTTTGAGAAGCTGACag GTGAATCCGTTAAAGATGTATTAATTGTTCTGTGTGGGAAGGATGACAATATTAATATAGAGAATGTGAGACTTCTAGTGCATGAAAGCATATTGTTAGCCAATTCTGTTGGTGCTAGAGGTCAGAAGTTAAGTACTAGTAATCCCAGTACAGATACACCAGCGGCGAAAg GAAGTGATGGCAAAGCGGCGTAG
- the LOC143076199 gene encoding uncharacterized protein LOC143076199 isoform X1 has protein sequence MQTNLKKFVKSIISSSDLSVLTKRQVRDAYSQHVGRKLESTEKLTINKLVYQYLDELNKSSSFSDGTSLNSSVNLDNKENEKKQEKEEQNTSSCGKVITPKKTKNEGTPSKILKSEKKSSQKIRSPPKVIKYNHDSLLKKTPQMKTGLSIEKSVSGNKSSQKRIDDKPLIKNSADSKSCEKGNVTISPGGTKRLSANQVLDAVLNLDVNECSEEEEEISDAESKEECSKSETELHSSRGKKFSHMVTNSDDEMDWKPFADESLSKKRRNVIESDSDDEADENVINDRAYDSDDDQEEEKMEKLKRKNNDTREKRRKMNKKQISDNEESPIKIKNTGKSKGTSRKRKSFNIDSGSESEQHEKDMDKGLKEKKKRKTIKKYESESESDLNDTGNVEEPKHKHKQRNEKQNKTKGNKRKMISDSECSEDINSDNGFQEKRKEKTNLINSKKQNKKKSVSKNKESSKVKIKQEKKRQKIVVDSSSEDEMLINISNKKTNSVSQDEDKEKNEELSSSEDEMLINISNHAHKKTDSVSRDARKIKNEGLSSSGDEMLINISNKKTKSESQDEDKIKNEVLSSSEDEMLINISTGNKKTKSISSDAEKREKRNNVKGDSFKDSKKRKSSTDIPKSKNQSKTSVFDEETSDEELTLASINKVTSDEDSSSGKEIKPEKSTAKVTSDEDRDSSSEEESKPVKSTMKSKSSKLKVVSDEDGNSSSEEENKPVKSTTKPKPTKVTSDEDSDSSSEEESKPVKSTGKKKTSKVTSDGDSDSSSEEESKPVKSTGKKKTSKKSTDKTSPEQENKYVKTLKSLCSQCGKNAAFHLRGLNTNVEKIEKLKSILRDLGMKGKPSKEQVPMVLLRKEAAELDCDNIIGKEKVIGQRNARSKYNRHDRKPQPVAPHVSPVKFSRIKDLIESEESD, from the exons ATGCAAACAAATCTAaagaaatttgtaaaaagtatcaTAAGTTCATCTGATTTGAG TGTGTTGACAAAGCGTCAGGTGAGAGATGCCTATAGTCAGCATGTTGGGAGGAAACTGGAAAGTACAGAAAAACTGACCATCAACAAACTTGTATACCAATACTTGGATGAACTTAACAAG AGTAGTTCTTTCTCAGATGGAACCTCTTTGAATTCATCTGTTAACTTGGataacaaagaaaatgaaaagaaacaggaaaaagaggaacaaaataCATCTTCATGTGGTAAAGTCATTAcaccaaagaaaacaaaaaatgaaggAACTCCATCTAAAATACTTAAATCAGAAAAGAAATCTTCCCAAAAAATACGTTCTCCACCTAAAGTAATTAAGTATAATCATGATAGTCTGCTGAAGAAAACACCCCAAATGAAAACAGGTTTAAGCATAGAAAAATCTGTATCTGGTAACAAGTCTAGCCAAAAAAGGATTGATGATAAACCACTTATAAAAAATTCTGCTGATAGTAAAAGCTGTGAAAAAGGAAATGTGACTATTAGTCCAGGAGGAACTAAACGTTTAAGTGCTAATCAGGTGCTTGATGCTGTTCTAAACTTGGATGTTAATGAATGTAGCGAGGAAGAAGAAGAAATCAGTGATGCAGAAAGTAAAGAGGAATGTAGTAAATCTGAAACAGAACTACACTCCTCACGAGGAAAAAAGTTTAGCCATATGGTAACCAATTCAGATGATGAAATGGACTGGAAACCATTTGCTGACGAGTCCCTGTCAAAAAAGAGGAGAAATGTCATTGAAAGTGATTCTGATGATGAAGCTGATGAGAATGTAATAAATGATAGGGCATATGACAGTGATGATGACCAAGAAGAAGAGAAGATGGAAAAACttaaaagaaagaataatgacACAAGAGAGAAAAggagaaaaatgaataaaaaacaaatatctgaTAACGAAGAAAGTcctataaaaatcaaaaatacaGGAAAAAGTAAAGGGActtcaagaaaaagaaaaagttttAATATAGATAGTGGATCGGAGTCTGAACAACACGAGAAGGACATGGACAAAggtttaaaagaaaagaaaaagagaaaaacaataaaaaaatatgaaagtgaGTCAGAAAGTGATTTGAATGACACAGGAAATGTAGAGGAAcctaaacataaacataaacaaaggaatgaaaaacagaataagacaaaaggaaataaaagaaaaatgatttCAGATAGTGAATGTTCTGAAGATATCAACAGTGACAATGGTTTTCaggagaaaaggaaagaaaaaacaaatttgatcaacagtaaaaaacaaaataaaaagaagtcTGTTTCTAAAAACAAAGAATCGTCAAAGGTCaaaattaaacaagaaaagaaaagacagAAGATTGTAGTGGATTCAAGTTCAGAGGATGAAATGTTAATTAATATTTCTAATAAGAAAACTAACAGCGTGTCACAGGATGAAGATAAAGAAAAGAATGAAGAACTTTCAAGTTCAGAGGATGAAATGTTGATTAATATCTCTAATCATGCTCATAAGAAAACTGATAGCGTGTCAAGGGAtgcaagaaaaattaaaaatgaaggaCTTTCAAGTTCAGGGGATGAAATGCTGATTAATATCTCTAATAAGAAAACTAAGAGTGAGTCACAGGATGAAGACAAAATAAAGAATGAAGTACTTTCAAGTTCAGAGGATGAAATGTTGATCAATATTTCTACCGGTAATAAGAAAACTAAAAGCATATCAAGTGATgcagaaaaaagagaaaaaaggaACAATGTAAAAGGAGATTCTTTTAAAGattcaaagaaaagaaaatcaaGCACTGACATTCCAAAATCTAAGAATCAGTCTAAGACTTCAGTTTTTGATGAGGAAACATCTGATGAGGAACTAACTTTAGCCAGCATTAACAAG GTGACTTCTGATGAGGACAGTAGTTCAGGCAAAGAAATTAAACCAGAGAAAAGTACAGCAAAG GTGACTTCTGATGAGGATAGGGACAGTAGTTCAGAAGAGGAAAGTAAACCAGTCAAAAGTACAATGAAGTCCAAATCATCAAAGCTGAAG GTGGTTTCTGATGAGGATGGGAACAGTAGTTCAGAAGAGGAAAATAAACCAGTCAAAAGTACAACGAAGCCTAAACCAACAAAG GTGACCTCTGATGAGGATAGTGACAGTAGTTCAGAAGAGGAAAGTAAACCAGTCAAAAGTACAGGAAAGAAGAAAACATCTAAg GTGACCTCTGATGGGGATAGTGACAGTAGTTCAGAAGAGGAAAGTAAACCCGTCAAAAGTACAGGAAAGAAGAAAACATCTAAG AAATCAACTGATAAAACAAGTCCAGAACAAGAAAATAAATATGTGAAAACACTTAAAAGTCTGTGTTCCCAGTGTGGTAAAAATGCAGCATTTCATCTGAGGGGATTAAATACGAATGTAGAGAaaattgaaaagctgaaatcaaTCCTCCGAGATCTTGGAATGAAAG GTAAACCAAGTAAGGAACAGGTTCCAATGGTTTTATTGAGAAAGGAAGCAGCTGAACTCGATTGTGACAATATTATCGGTAAAGAAAAAG tGATAGGTCAACGTAATGCAAGAAGTAAATACAACAGACATGACAGAAAACCACAACCTGTTGCTCCACATGTTTCTCCTGTCAAATTCAGTCGTATAAAAGATCTGATAGAAAGTGAAGAGTcagattaa
- the LOC143076199 gene encoding uncharacterized protein LOC143076199 isoform X2 — MQTNLKKFVKSIISSSDLSVLTKRQVRDAYSQHVGRKLESTEKLTINKLVYQYLDELNKSSSFSDGTSLNSSVNLDNKENEKKQEKEEQNTSSCGKVITPKKTKNEGTPSKILKSEKKSSQKIRSPPKVIKYNHDSLLKKTPQMKTGLSIEKSVSGNKSSQKRIDDKPLIKNSADSKSCEKGNVTISPGGTKRLSANQVLDAVLNLDVNECSEEEEEISDAESKEECSKSETELHSSRGKKFSHMVTNSDDEMDWKPFADESLSKKRRNVIESDSDDEADENVINDRAYDSDDDQEEEKMEKLKRKNNDTREKRRKMNKKQISDNEESPIKIKNTGKSKGTSRKRKSFNIDSGSESEQHEKDMDKGLKEKKKRKTIKKYESESESDLNDTGNVEEPKHKHKQRNEKQNKTKGNKRKMISDSECSEDINSDNGFQEKRKEKTNLINSKKQNKKKSVSKNKESSKVKIKQEKKRQKIVVDSSSEDEMLINISNKKTNSVSQDEDKEKNEELSSSEDEMLINISNHAHKKTDSVSRDARKIKNEGLSSSGDEMLINISNKKTKSESQDEDKIKNEVLSSSEDEMLINISTGNKKTKSISSDAEKREKRNNVKGDSFKDSKKRKSSTDIPKSKNQSKTSVFDEETSDEELTLASINKVTSDEDSSSGKEIKPEKSTAKVTSDEDRDSSSEEESKPVKSTMKSKSSKLKVVSDEDGNSSSEEENKPVKSTTKPKPTKVTSDEDSDSSSEEESKPVKSTGKKKTSKKSTDKTSPEQENKYVKTLKSLCSQCGKNAAFHLRGLNTNVEKIEKLKSILRDLGMKGKPSKEQVPMVLLRKEAAELDCDNIIGKEKVIGQRNARSKYNRHDRKPQPVAPHVSPVKFSRIKDLIESEESD; from the exons ATGCAAACAAATCTAaagaaatttgtaaaaagtatcaTAAGTTCATCTGATTTGAG TGTGTTGACAAAGCGTCAGGTGAGAGATGCCTATAGTCAGCATGTTGGGAGGAAACTGGAAAGTACAGAAAAACTGACCATCAACAAACTTGTATACCAATACTTGGATGAACTTAACAAG AGTAGTTCTTTCTCAGATGGAACCTCTTTGAATTCATCTGTTAACTTGGataacaaagaaaatgaaaagaaacaggaaaaagaggaacaaaataCATCTTCATGTGGTAAAGTCATTAcaccaaagaaaacaaaaaatgaaggAACTCCATCTAAAATACTTAAATCAGAAAAGAAATCTTCCCAAAAAATACGTTCTCCACCTAAAGTAATTAAGTATAATCATGATAGTCTGCTGAAGAAAACACCCCAAATGAAAACAGGTTTAAGCATAGAAAAATCTGTATCTGGTAACAAGTCTAGCCAAAAAAGGATTGATGATAAACCACTTATAAAAAATTCTGCTGATAGTAAAAGCTGTGAAAAAGGAAATGTGACTATTAGTCCAGGAGGAACTAAACGTTTAAGTGCTAATCAGGTGCTTGATGCTGTTCTAAACTTGGATGTTAATGAATGTAGCGAGGAAGAAGAAGAAATCAGTGATGCAGAAAGTAAAGAGGAATGTAGTAAATCTGAAACAGAACTACACTCCTCACGAGGAAAAAAGTTTAGCCATATGGTAACCAATTCAGATGATGAAATGGACTGGAAACCATTTGCTGACGAGTCCCTGTCAAAAAAGAGGAGAAATGTCATTGAAAGTGATTCTGATGATGAAGCTGATGAGAATGTAATAAATGATAGGGCATATGACAGTGATGATGACCAAGAAGAAGAGAAGATGGAAAAACttaaaagaaagaataatgacACAAGAGAGAAAAggagaaaaatgaataaaaaacaaatatctgaTAACGAAGAAAGTcctataaaaatcaaaaatacaGGAAAAAGTAAAGGGActtcaagaaaaagaaaaagttttAATATAGATAGTGGATCGGAGTCTGAACAACACGAGAAGGACATGGACAAAggtttaaaagaaaagaaaaagagaaaaacaataaaaaaatatgaaagtgaGTCAGAAAGTGATTTGAATGACACAGGAAATGTAGAGGAAcctaaacataaacataaacaaaggaatgaaaaacagaataagacaaaaggaaataaaagaaaaatgatttCAGATAGTGAATGTTCTGAAGATATCAACAGTGACAATGGTTTTCaggagaaaaggaaagaaaaaacaaatttgatcaacagtaaaaaacaaaataaaaagaagtcTGTTTCTAAAAACAAAGAATCGTCAAAGGTCaaaattaaacaagaaaagaaaagacagAAGATTGTAGTGGATTCAAGTTCAGAGGATGAAATGTTAATTAATATTTCTAATAAGAAAACTAACAGCGTGTCACAGGATGAAGATAAAGAAAAGAATGAAGAACTTTCAAGTTCAGAGGATGAAATGTTGATTAATATCTCTAATCATGCTCATAAGAAAACTGATAGCGTGTCAAGGGAtgcaagaaaaattaaaaatgaaggaCTTTCAAGTTCAGGGGATGAAATGCTGATTAATATCTCTAATAAGAAAACTAAGAGTGAGTCACAGGATGAAGACAAAATAAAGAATGAAGTACTTTCAAGTTCAGAGGATGAAATGTTGATCAATATTTCTACCGGTAATAAGAAAACTAAAAGCATATCAAGTGATgcagaaaaaagagaaaaaaggaACAATGTAAAAGGAGATTCTTTTAAAGattcaaagaaaagaaaatcaaGCACTGACATTCCAAAATCTAAGAATCAGTCTAAGACTTCAGTTTTTGATGAGGAAACATCTGATGAGGAACTAACTTTAGCCAGCATTAACAAG GTGACTTCTGATGAGGACAGTAGTTCAGGCAAAGAAATTAAACCAGAGAAAAGTACAGCAAAG GTGACTTCTGATGAGGATAGGGACAGTAGTTCAGAAGAGGAAAGTAAACCAGTCAAAAGTACAATGAAGTCCAAATCATCAAAGCTGAAG GTGGTTTCTGATGAGGATGGGAACAGTAGTTCAGAAGAGGAAAATAAACCAGTCAAAAGTACAACGAAGCCTAAACCAACAAAG GTGACCTCTGATGAGGATAGTGACAGTAGTTCAGAAGAGGAAAGTAAACCAGTCAAAAGTACAGGAAAGAAGAAAACATCTAAg AAATCAACTGATAAAACAAGTCCAGAACAAGAAAATAAATATGTGAAAACACTTAAAAGTCTGTGTTCCCAGTGTGGTAAAAATGCAGCATTTCATCTGAGGGGATTAAATACGAATGTAGAGAaaattgaaaagctgaaatcaaTCCTCCGAGATCTTGGAATGAAAG GTAAACCAAGTAAGGAACAGGTTCCAATGGTTTTATTGAGAAAGGAAGCAGCTGAACTCGATTGTGACAATATTATCGGTAAAGAAAAAG tGATAGGTCAACGTAATGCAAGAAGTAAATACAACAGACATGACAGAAAACCACAACCTGTTGCTCCACATGTTTCTCCTGTCAAATTCAGTCGTATAAAAGATCTGATAGAAAGTGAAGAGTcagattaa
- the LOC143076199 gene encoding uncharacterized protein LOC143076199 isoform X3, giving the protein MQTNLKKFVKSIISSSDLSVLTKRQVRDAYSQHVGRKLESTEKLTINKLVYQYLDELNKSSSFSDGTSLNSSVNLDNKENEKKQEKEEQNTSSCGKVITPKKTKNEGTPSKILKSEKKSSQKIRSPPKVIKYNHDSLLKKTPQMKTGLSIEKSVSGNKSSQKRIDDKPLIKNSADSKSCEKGNVTISPGGTKRLSANQVLDAVLNLDVNECSEEEEEISDAESKEECSKSETELHSSRGKKFSHMVTNSDDEMDWKPFADESLSKKRRNVIESDSDDEADENVINDRAYDSDDDQEEEKMEKLKRKNNDTREKRRKMNKKQISDNEESPIKIKNTGKSKGTSRKRKSFNIDSGSESEQHEKDMDKGLKEKKKRKTIKKYESESESDLNDTGNVEEPKHKHKQRNEKQNKTKGNKRKMISDSECSEDINSDNGFQEKRKEKTNLINSKKQNKKKSVSKNKESSKVKIKQEKKRQKIVVDSSSEDEMLINISNKKTNSVSQDEDKEKNEELSSSEDEMLINISNHAHKKTDSVSRDARKIKNEGLSSSGDEMLINISNKKTKSESQDEDKIKNEVLSSSEDEMLINISTGNKKTKSISSDAEKREKRNNVKGDSFKDSKKRKSSTDIPKSKNQSKTSVFDEETSDEELTLASINKVTSDEDSSSGKEIKPEKSTAKVTSDEDSDSSSEEESKPVKSTGKKKTSKVTSDGDSDSSSEEESKPVKSTGKKKTSKKSTDKTSPEQENKYVKTLKSLCSQCGKNAAFHLRGLNTNVEKIEKLKSILRDLGMKGKPSKEQVPMVLLRKEAAELDCDNIIGKEKVIGQRNARSKYNRHDRKPQPVAPHVSPVKFSRIKDLIESEESD; this is encoded by the exons ATGCAAACAAATCTAaagaaatttgtaaaaagtatcaTAAGTTCATCTGATTTGAG TGTGTTGACAAAGCGTCAGGTGAGAGATGCCTATAGTCAGCATGTTGGGAGGAAACTGGAAAGTACAGAAAAACTGACCATCAACAAACTTGTATACCAATACTTGGATGAACTTAACAAG AGTAGTTCTTTCTCAGATGGAACCTCTTTGAATTCATCTGTTAACTTGGataacaaagaaaatgaaaagaaacaggaaaaagaggaacaaaataCATCTTCATGTGGTAAAGTCATTAcaccaaagaaaacaaaaaatgaaggAACTCCATCTAAAATACTTAAATCAGAAAAGAAATCTTCCCAAAAAATACGTTCTCCACCTAAAGTAATTAAGTATAATCATGATAGTCTGCTGAAGAAAACACCCCAAATGAAAACAGGTTTAAGCATAGAAAAATCTGTATCTGGTAACAAGTCTAGCCAAAAAAGGATTGATGATAAACCACTTATAAAAAATTCTGCTGATAGTAAAAGCTGTGAAAAAGGAAATGTGACTATTAGTCCAGGAGGAACTAAACGTTTAAGTGCTAATCAGGTGCTTGATGCTGTTCTAAACTTGGATGTTAATGAATGTAGCGAGGAAGAAGAAGAAATCAGTGATGCAGAAAGTAAAGAGGAATGTAGTAAATCTGAAACAGAACTACACTCCTCACGAGGAAAAAAGTTTAGCCATATGGTAACCAATTCAGATGATGAAATGGACTGGAAACCATTTGCTGACGAGTCCCTGTCAAAAAAGAGGAGAAATGTCATTGAAAGTGATTCTGATGATGAAGCTGATGAGAATGTAATAAATGATAGGGCATATGACAGTGATGATGACCAAGAAGAAGAGAAGATGGAAAAACttaaaagaaagaataatgacACAAGAGAGAAAAggagaaaaatgaataaaaaacaaatatctgaTAACGAAGAAAGTcctataaaaatcaaaaatacaGGAAAAAGTAAAGGGActtcaagaaaaagaaaaagttttAATATAGATAGTGGATCGGAGTCTGAACAACACGAGAAGGACATGGACAAAggtttaaaagaaaagaaaaagagaaaaacaataaaaaaatatgaaagtgaGTCAGAAAGTGATTTGAATGACACAGGAAATGTAGAGGAAcctaaacataaacataaacaaaggaatgaaaaacagaataagacaaaaggaaataaaagaaaaatgatttCAGATAGTGAATGTTCTGAAGATATCAACAGTGACAATGGTTTTCaggagaaaaggaaagaaaaaacaaatttgatcaacagtaaaaaacaaaataaaaagaagtcTGTTTCTAAAAACAAAGAATCGTCAAAGGTCaaaattaaacaagaaaagaaaagacagAAGATTGTAGTGGATTCAAGTTCAGAGGATGAAATGTTAATTAATATTTCTAATAAGAAAACTAACAGCGTGTCACAGGATGAAGATAAAGAAAAGAATGAAGAACTTTCAAGTTCAGAGGATGAAATGTTGATTAATATCTCTAATCATGCTCATAAGAAAACTGATAGCGTGTCAAGGGAtgcaagaaaaattaaaaatgaaggaCTTTCAAGTTCAGGGGATGAAATGCTGATTAATATCTCTAATAAGAAAACTAAGAGTGAGTCACAGGATGAAGACAAAATAAAGAATGAAGTACTTTCAAGTTCAGAGGATGAAATGTTGATCAATATTTCTACCGGTAATAAGAAAACTAAAAGCATATCAAGTGATgcagaaaaaagagaaaaaaggaACAATGTAAAAGGAGATTCTTTTAAAGattcaaagaaaagaaaatcaaGCACTGACATTCCAAAATCTAAGAATCAGTCTAAGACTTCAGTTTTTGATGAGGAAACATCTGATGAGGAACTAACTTTAGCCAGCATTAACAAG GTGACTTCTGATGAGGACAGTAGTTCAGGCAAAGAAATTAAACCAGAGAAAAGTACAGCAAAG GTGACCTCTGATGAGGATAGTGACAGTAGTTCAGAAGAGGAAAGTAAACCAGTCAAAAGTACAGGAAAGAAGAAAACATCTAAg GTGACCTCTGATGGGGATAGTGACAGTAGTTCAGAAGAGGAAAGTAAACCCGTCAAAAGTACAGGAAAGAAGAAAACATCTAAG AAATCAACTGATAAAACAAGTCCAGAACAAGAAAATAAATATGTGAAAACACTTAAAAGTCTGTGTTCCCAGTGTGGTAAAAATGCAGCATTTCATCTGAGGGGATTAAATACGAATGTAGAGAaaattgaaaagctgaaatcaaTCCTCCGAGATCTTGGAATGAAAG GTAAACCAAGTAAGGAACAGGTTCCAATGGTTTTATTGAGAAAGGAAGCAGCTGAACTCGATTGTGACAATATTATCGGTAAAGAAAAAG tGATAGGTCAACGTAATGCAAGAAGTAAATACAACAGACATGACAGAAAACCACAACCTGTTGCTCCACATGTTTCTCCTGTCAAATTCAGTCGTATAAAAGATCTGATAGAAAGTGAAGAGTcagattaa